The following are encoded in a window of Halosolutus halophilus genomic DNA:
- a CDS encoding bis(5'-nucleosyl)-tetraphosphatase codes for MAVEATSAGAILFRDTRGRREYLLLKSRPGDWEFPKGGVEGDEELQQTAIREVQEEAGIEQFRLIDGFREDYDYVFEANGKTIHKTVHLFIAKSFEASAELSNEHRDLQWRDYEQAVNTVTQDGPREILEDAHVFLDELEEENEV; via the coding sequence ATGGCAGTCGAAGCTACGAGCGCAGGCGCAATCCTCTTCCGCGATACGCGGGGCCGGCGCGAGTATCTTCTACTCAAGAGCCGCCCAGGTGACTGGGAGTTTCCCAAGGGCGGTGTCGAAGGAGATGAAGAGCTACAACAGACGGCGATCCGCGAAGTACAGGAAGAGGCAGGTATCGAACAGTTCCGACTCATCGACGGCTTCCGCGAGGACTACGACTACGTCTTCGAGGCGAACGGGAAAACGATCCACAAAACCGTTCACCTCTTCATCGCGAAGTCCTTCGAGGCGAGCGCGGAACTCTCCAACGAACATCGCGACCTCCAGTGGCGTGACTACGAACAGGCAGTCAACACGGTGACGCAGGACGGACCGCGAGAGATTCTCGAGGACGCCCACGTGTTCCTCGACGAACTCGAGGAGGAAAACGAAGTCTGA
- a CDS encoding uS10/mL48 family ribosomal protein, giving the protein MTFVTRLTLQSGDRAALDGIVDDIKSTAERKGAALKGPHSHPPEKLSVPQHARLHGDDDRRFSSWDYTVFTRELEIHGHDNLARNIAEQEFPDSVHIEAEVEQIHGVGRGN; this is encoded by the coding sequence ATGACCTTCGTCACCCGTCTCACGCTCCAGAGCGGCGACAGAGCCGCGCTCGATGGGATCGTCGACGACATCAAATCGACGGCCGAGCGGAAGGGGGCCGCACTGAAGGGCCCCCACTCGCATCCGCCGGAGAAACTCTCGGTTCCCCAACACGCGCGGCTCCACGGGGACGACGATCGGCGGTTCTCCTCGTGGGACTACACGGTCTTCACGCGGGAACTCGAGATCCACGGCCACGACAACCTCGCGCGAAACATCGCCGAACAGGAGTTCCCGGATTCGGTTCACATCGAGGCCGAAGTCGAACAGATTCACGGCGTCGGCCGCGGGAACTAG
- a CDS encoding DUF5797 family protein, protein MTLSEEARDRLADVVELQPTKNSELQERWEMDSGSEVHQYLENELGDYYFRDDNSLIRATSEAADLVDVEPGIESHPEDDGIPSRIRVPELQRQIVAVLAGPEQESESVVSVLHKLRDTYDVDPGAETVRSGLQSLRRKGVVEVEYRTVPTFRLAVDREDIEVDVSD, encoded by the coding sequence ATGACCCTCTCGGAGGAGGCCAGAGATCGGTTGGCCGACGTGGTCGAGTTACAGCCGACGAAGAACTCGGAGCTACAGGAACGGTGGGAAATGGACAGCGGCAGCGAGGTGCACCAGTACCTGGAGAACGAACTGGGCGACTACTACTTCCGGGACGACAACAGCCTGATTCGCGCGACGAGCGAGGCCGCCGACCTCGTCGACGTCGAACCCGGGATCGAGAGCCACCCCGAGGACGACGGGATCCCCTCCCGGATTCGCGTCCCCGAACTCCAGCGCCAGATCGTCGCGGTACTGGCCGGCCCCGAGCAGGAGTCCGAGAGCGTCGTCTCGGTCCTGCACAAACTCCGGGACACGTACGACGTCGATCCCGGGGCCGAGACCGTCCGATCGGGCCTGCAGAGTCTCCGGCGGAAGGGCGTCGTCGAGGTCGAGTACCGGACCGTCCCCACGTTCCGTCTGGCGGTCGATCGCGAGGACATCGAGGTCGACGTCTCCGACTGA
- a CDS encoding DUF4013 domain-containing protein, whose amino-acid sequence MLEDSLSYPMRGDWIGRILIGGVLTALSVVLLPAFFVMGYYVRVLERTIGGSEAPPEFEQWGELFLDGVKATIITFVYSVVPTVAYLFVVFGLIGAGGAVGGDGGGLLAGIGLLTMLLIVPLMFVIYYLVPAALANFASEGTIGAAFDFDALKPVLLSSDYVLAILMPFVVGVALNVVGFILGITVIGLLLVPFISFYAYIAIFRMFGLAFAKSSGGASARSADRAVGA is encoded by the coding sequence ATGCTAGAAGATAGCCTTTCGTACCCAATGCGCGGCGACTGGATCGGACGAATTCTCATCGGCGGCGTCCTGACAGCACTATCGGTGGTGCTGCTACCGGCGTTCTTCGTCATGGGGTACTACGTACGGGTCCTCGAACGGACGATCGGCGGCTCCGAAGCCCCGCCGGAATTCGAACAGTGGGGCGAACTCTTCCTCGACGGGGTGAAAGCGACGATCATCACCTTCGTGTACTCCGTGGTCCCGACCGTAGCGTACCTGTTCGTCGTCTTCGGGTTGATCGGTGCCGGCGGAGCCGTGGGCGGCGACGGCGGTGGACTCCTCGCTGGCATCGGCCTCCTGACGATGCTGCTGATCGTCCCGCTGATGTTCGTGATCTACTACCTCGTGCCGGCCGCGCTGGCCAACTTCGCCAGCGAGGGAACGATCGGTGCGGCGTTCGACTTCGATGCACTCAAGCCCGTGTTGCTCAGCAGCGACTACGTGCTCGCGATCCTGATGCCGTTCGTCGTCGGGGTCGCGCTGAACGTCGTCGGGTTCATCCTCGGCATCACCGTCATCGGCCTCCTGCTGGTGCCGTTTATTAGCTTCTACGCGTACATCGCGATCTTCCGCATGTTCGGACTGGCGTTCGCGAAGAGTAGCGGCGGTGCAAGCGCACGCAGCGCCGATCGCGCCGTCGGCGCCTGA
- a CDS encoding MFS transporter has product MRGFASRIVAGFAVDRRVLTLSFARMADGVGNSFLIIVIPLYVASDVVSGATFGLGESMIIGIILSIFGFLNSSFQPFTGRLSDRVGKRKAFILIGLGGLAITNLAYVFAESYVSLLAIRGLQGISVAFIIPTSVALVNELSTTGDRGGSMGVYNTFRLAGFGAGPVVAGAVVNAGPYALPGGPSINGFDAAFYIAAITAAISSLLVTALITDPESTRANAAANLSIDVFDSSGPHLFDPIFTLGIASLFMATAIALFATIQPQVNARLDQGSTWFGVQFAAFILAQVLLQTPIGRACDVYGRRPFVVGGMVLLIPTTLVQGLVWTPEAMFVARLFQGIAGAMVFAPSLALAGDLAGEGESGSKLSVLTMAFGFGIAIGPLSSGALIGFGFPVPFAFGTVLAVLGAILVYTQIEETLETTEPVPVVGDD; this is encoded by the coding sequence ATGCGAGGTTTCGCCAGTCGGATTGTTGCCGGATTCGCCGTCGATCGACGAGTGCTCACGCTGTCGTTCGCCCGGATGGCCGACGGGGTCGGCAACTCGTTTCTCATCATCGTGATCCCGCTGTACGTCGCGAGCGACGTCGTCTCCGGGGCGACGTTCGGGCTCGGCGAGTCGATGATCATCGGGATCATCCTCTCGATATTCGGGTTTCTCAACAGCTCCTTTCAGCCGTTCACGGGTCGGCTCTCCGATCGCGTCGGGAAGCGCAAGGCGTTCATTTTGATCGGGCTCGGCGGGCTCGCGATCACCAATCTCGCGTACGTCTTCGCCGAGTCGTACGTCTCGCTGCTGGCTATCCGCGGGCTACAGGGTATCAGCGTCGCCTTCATCATCCCCACGTCGGTCGCGCTGGTCAACGAACTCTCGACGACCGGCGATCGAGGCGGGAGCATGGGCGTCTACAACACGTTCCGACTGGCCGGCTTCGGTGCCGGCCCCGTGGTGGCCGGCGCGGTCGTCAACGCCGGGCCGTACGCGCTGCCGGGCGGGCCGTCGATCAACGGGTTCGACGCGGCCTTTTACATCGCCGCGATCACGGCCGCGATCAGTTCCCTGCTGGTGACGGCCCTCATCACGGATCCCGAATCGACGCGGGCGAACGCCGCCGCGAACCTCTCGATCGACGTCTTCGATTCGTCGGGACCCCACCTGTTCGATCCCATCTTCACGCTCGGGATCGCCTCGCTGTTCATGGCGACGGCGATCGCGCTGTTCGCGACGATCCAGCCGCAGGTCAACGCCCGCCTCGACCAGGGATCGACCTGGTTCGGCGTCCAGTTCGCGGCCTTCATCCTCGCCCAGGTCCTGCTCCAGACGCCGATCGGGCGCGCCTGTGACGTGTACGGGCGGCGGCCGTTCGTCGTCGGTGGCATGGTCCTGTTGATCCCGACGACGCTCGTCCAGGGCCTCGTCTGGACCCCGGAGGCGATGTTCGTGGCACGCCTCTTCCAGGGGATCGCGGGCGCGATGGTGTTCGCCCCGTCCCTGGCGCTGGCCGGCGACCTCGCGGGCGAAGGCGAATCCGGTTCGAAGCTCTCGGTGCTGACGATGGCCTTCGGCTTCGGAATCGCGATCGGCCCGCTCTCCTCGGGCGCGCTGATCGGCTTCGGCTTCCCCGTCCCGTTCGCGTTCGGGACCGTTCTCGCCGTCCTCGGCGCGATCCTGGTCTACACCCAGATCGAGGAGACTCTCGAGACGACCGAACCGGTGCCGGTGGTCGGGGACGACTGA
- a CDS encoding transcription factor S: MEFCDECGSMMKAEDGIWECGSCGFTKPKGDAAQYTLTEDQEASEIIESSEETSLPETDAHCPECGNDRAYWYMQQIRSADESETRFFICTECEYKWREDDN, from the coding sequence ATGGAATTTTGCGACGAATGCGGTTCGATGATGAAAGCTGAGGACGGGATCTGGGAGTGTGGCAGTTGCGGATTCACGAAGCCGAAAGGCGACGCCGCCCAGTACACGCTCACGGAGGACCAGGAGGCCAGCGAGATCATCGAGTCCTCCGAGGAGACGTCGCTGCCTGAAACCGACGCGCACTGTCCCGAGTGTGGGAACGATCGCGCCTACTGGTACATGCAACAGATCCGGTCCGCCGACGAGTCAGAGACGCGCTTTTTCATCTGTACCGAGTGCGAGTACAAGTGGCGCGAAGACGACAACTGA
- a CDS encoding geranylgeranyl reductase family protein, giving the protein MSTQEQSATATPERHSPDVVVVGAGTAGCYAAATIARAGYDVVVLERKSEEEAGHIACGDALKGADAFPEAIPKSQLEPAFTNTDVDHGRFEIPQEDTVLEIPVPGELAVIDRWEYGRRIIEGAGDAGVEFHYDTVVQNVVQADDGRVTGVEAIRKGSPQTYEADVVIDAAGSLSVLQDNVDFSDSTFDTNVNYTHFCSAYREIVHVDEPVEWSDALVFKPTERAAGYLWYFPRTETEINAGLGFQMTEEPMELVDDLKRDLQNRPEFAGAEVEDKLGAALPTRRPYDSAVHPGYMAVGDAAGHVNPTTGGGIAGAAYAATYAAEQAIEALETEDYGEATLWRYNERVMDHFGARYAALDVYNILSTAVDVDDLMGLLAAMPGDKLAEALYSGSTNIGTKLKLEALLKSRGHWGTIWNLYRTKRRADELLAHYENYPSHPAALDSWQAQRDDLMESIYETTGADPKY; this is encoded by the coding sequence ATGAGCACGCAGGAGCAGTCCGCCACCGCGACCCCCGAACGGCACTCGCCGGACGTCGTCGTGGTCGGTGCCGGGACTGCAGGATGTTACGCCGCAGCGACGATCGCGCGAGCGGGATACGACGTCGTCGTCCTCGAGCGAAAGTCCGAGGAGGAAGCAGGCCACATCGCCTGCGGAGACGCACTGAAAGGTGCCGACGCCTTCCCCGAGGCGATCCCGAAGTCACAGCTCGAACCCGCGTTCACCAACACGGACGTCGATCACGGCCGCTTCGAGATTCCACAGGAAGACACCGTCCTCGAGATTCCGGTCCCCGGCGAACTGGCGGTCATCGATCGCTGGGAGTACGGCCGACGGATCATCGAGGGGGCCGGGGACGCCGGCGTCGAGTTCCACTACGACACCGTCGTCCAGAACGTCGTCCAGGCCGACGACGGCCGGGTGACCGGCGTCGAGGCGATCCGCAAAGGGTCGCCCCAGACGTACGAGGCCGACGTCGTCATCGACGCGGCCGGGTCGTTGTCGGTGCTCCAGGACAACGTGGACTTCTCGGACTCGACGTTCGATACGAACGTCAACTACACCCACTTCTGTTCGGCCTACCGCGAGATCGTCCACGTCGACGAACCGGTCGAGTGGTCGGACGCGCTGGTGTTCAAGCCGACCGAACGGGCAGCGGGCTACCTCTGGTACTTCCCCCGCACCGAGACCGAGATCAACGCCGGACTGGGCTTCCAGATGACCGAGGAGCCGATGGAACTCGTCGACGACCTGAAGCGGGACCTCCAGAACCGACCCGAGTTCGCCGGCGCCGAAGTCGAGGACAAACTCGGGGCCGCACTGCCCACCCGCCGCCCGTACGACTCCGCGGTCCACCCCGGATACATGGCCGTCGGCGACGCCGCCGGGCACGTCAACCCCACCACCGGCGGCGGCATCGCCGGTGCCGCCTACGCCGCGACCTACGCGGCCGAGCAGGCGATCGAGGCCCTCGAAACCGAGGATTACGGCGAAGCCACGCTCTGGCGGTACAACGAACGCGTGATGGACCACTTCGGGGCCCGGTACGCGGCGCTCGACGTCTACAACATCCTCTCGACCGCCGTCGACGTCGACGACCTGATGGGACTGCTCGCTGCGATGCCCGGCGACAAACTCGCCGAGGCACTGTACTCGGGCAGCACGAACATCGGCACGAAGCTCAAACTCGAGGCCCTGCTCAAGAGCCGCGGCCACTGGGGCACCATCTGGAACCTCTACCGGACGAAACGCCGCGCCGACGAACTGCTCGCCCACTACGAGAACTACCCCTCTCACCCCGCAGCCCTGGACAGTTGGCAGGCACAGCGCGACGACCTGATGGAGTCGATCTACGAGACGACCGGGGCCGATCCCAAGTACTAA
- a CDS encoding sodium:phosphate symporter, with protein sequence MDTDRRNDLLERGRASGPLLIGVIVSLLLFLFAVQLLGTSTEAAVVPLERLFRRYVAGSGPALGVSWLATYVLTNGSVVAALSVSLFKAGILTASQLFLMVAGSRLGAAAIVLLIGGLDYFQKRRYSIGEATSLGVLTFLLTHTVYVPATVLGYLLLPSLRTMLGGVSDRFELSRHPLAVFEPVTGAIIDAIGVGLGLVVALLALFVSLTLFDRVLERVDTEWLRRRFFRRFQHKWTSFGLGILVTGATTSIAFSLGVVVPLYNRNYVTRREIVPYILGANIGTLFDTVLIAILLESTAGATIVLSLLAVGTIITGGILLWFPRYFHAVETVQLRLVADYRYLAAFLLSLVVVPVLLVSFPF encoded by the coding sequence GTGGATACGGATCGCAGGAACGACCTACTGGAACGGGGGCGTGCATCCGGCCCGTTACTGATCGGTGTCATCGTGTCGTTACTGCTGTTCCTGTTCGCGGTTCAGTTACTGGGAACGTCGACGGAGGCCGCGGTGGTTCCCCTCGAACGGCTCTTCAGGCGATACGTCGCCGGCAGTGGGCCGGCCCTGGGGGTGAGCTGGCTCGCCACGTACGTGCTCACCAACGGGTCGGTGGTGGCGGCCCTGTCCGTGTCGCTGTTCAAGGCAGGAATCCTCACGGCCTCACAGCTGTTCCTGATGGTCGCTGGCTCGCGGCTCGGGGCCGCCGCTATCGTCCTCCTGATCGGGGGCCTCGACTACTTCCAGAAACGGCGCTATTCGATCGGCGAGGCGACCAGTCTGGGAGTACTGACGTTTCTCTTGACCCACACGGTCTACGTGCCGGCGACCGTTCTGGGGTATCTCCTCTTGCCATCGCTCCGGACGATGCTCGGGGGCGTGAGCGACCGGTTCGAACTCTCACGTCACCCGCTGGCGGTCTTCGAACCGGTTACCGGGGCCATCATCGACGCCATCGGTGTGGGACTGGGCCTGGTGGTGGCCCTTCTCGCGCTATTTGTCAGCCTCACCCTCTTCGATCGGGTACTCGAGCGGGTCGACACCGAGTGGCTTCGCCGGCGATTCTTCCGTCGGTTCCAGCACAAGTGGACCTCCTTCGGACTGGGCATCCTCGTCACCGGTGCCACCACCAGCATCGCCTTCTCGCTGGGGGTGGTCGTGCCGCTCTATAACCGGAACTACGTCACGCGGCGGGAGATCGTTCCCTACATCCTCGGGGCGAACATCGGGACGCTCTTCGACACGGTCCTCATCGCTATCCTTCTGGAATCCACAGCGGGAGCGACGATCGTGCTGTCGCTACTCGCAGTCGGAACGATCATCACGGGTGGAATACTGCTGTGGTTCCCGCGGTACTTCCACGCCGTCGAAACCGTCCAACTCCGTCTCGTTGCCGACTACCGGTACCTCGCCGCGTTTCTCCTCTCGCTGGTCGTGGTCCCGGTGCTACTCGTCTCGTTCCCCTTCTAG
- a CDS encoding DUF5787 family protein, with protein MIDPLPGATDLAVTDTSRTDSEFAFELRTCRWAERAWPPTGERRDADSIVVARQLGTKRRRWDTIVLECDREALERRARFGPDRLDSDLLHVVRNAPDEWTYYRDALPHPGYPWRYVREAIHRADDRGILETRRDGNRIQIRRKWPYPDWVERIVAIENKPDLDRSAARALGSQLEYDVAMGLADEVWVATRRTDERVEPILFEDLPVEAGVLALDPGPPSAEVTWHPRSLAVDEPGTRIIERPDGGARDGSAARFEYVDRDAKAEKRLAIAERAYERGWRSFVETMRPDCRHFELRFQPGNQFVPRCRARGCAQTAAECSGSCPEFEPEPPAWRTRGWPIEGGPGARCRQLLEERRRRRRPEQ; from the coding sequence ATGATCGATCCCCTACCGGGCGCCACCGATCTCGCCGTGACCGACACCAGCCGTACCGACAGCGAGTTCGCGTTCGAACTGCGAACCTGCCGATGGGCCGAACGAGCGTGGCCGCCGACCGGCGAGCGACGCGACGCGGACTCGATCGTCGTCGCCCGGCAACTCGGGACGAAACGGCGGCGCTGGGATACGATCGTCCTCGAGTGCGATCGCGAGGCCCTCGAGCGTCGCGCCCGGTTCGGTCCCGATCGACTCGACAGCGACCTCCTCCACGTCGTCCGGAACGCACCCGACGAGTGGACCTACTACCGCGACGCGCTGCCCCACCCCGGCTACCCGTGGCGGTACGTTCGCGAGGCGATCCACCGCGCCGACGATCGGGGGATCCTCGAGACCCGTCGGGACGGAAACCGCATCCAGATCCGCCGCAAGTGGCCCTATCCCGACTGGGTCGAGCGGATCGTCGCGATCGAGAACAAACCCGACCTCGACAGGAGCGCGGCCCGCGCACTCGGGAGTCAACTCGAGTACGACGTCGCGATGGGACTGGCCGACGAGGTCTGGGTCGCGACCCGACGAACGGACGAGCGCGTCGAGCCGATCCTGTTCGAAGACCTCCCCGTCGAGGCTGGCGTCCTCGCGCTCGATCCCGGACCACCGTCCGCCGAGGTCACGTGGCATCCCCGCTCGCTCGCCGTCGACGAGCCGGGGACGCGGATCATCGAGCGACCGGACGGCGGCGCGCGGGACGGCTCCGCCGCCCGCTTCGAGTACGTCGATCGGGACGCGAAGGCCGAAAAACGGCTCGCGATCGCCGAGCGGGCCTACGAACGCGGCTGGCGATCGTTCGTCGAGACGATGCGCCCCGACTGTCGGCACTTCGAGTTGCGCTTCCAGCCCGGGAACCAGTTCGTTCCCCGCTGTCGAGCCAGGGGATGCGCTCAGACGGCGGCGGAGTGTTCCGGCTCCTGCCCCGAGTTCGAACCGGAACCCCCCGCGTGGAGAACGCGGGGCTGGCCGATCGAGGGCGGGCCGGGAGCGCGGTGTCGGCAGTTACTCGAGGAGCGACGGCGGCGACGGCGGCCGGAACAGTAA
- a CDS encoding DUF4397 domain-containing protein yields MSRNQTRRRVLTIVGGTGVAMVAGCLGGDDSSDEMGDDDEDEMDDGAGEEMDHGTDNEEEMDEEPAEIRVAHLSPDAPNVDVYVDDEPVLEDVPFRAVSDYLELDPGTYGVMITAAGDPDTVVFDEELEVMEGAVTVAAIGELAEANQPFEVTVLEDDLSDPGEMARVRLVHASPDAPAVDVTVGDGETVLFEDAAFGDAAAVEVEPGNYALEVRPATENNDGDVVATFDVSLEAGTVYSAFAVGYLDPDAAPADEPFDLEVVSDAHGDD; encoded by the coding sequence ATGTCACGGAACCAGACCAGACGGCGTGTACTGACGATCGTCGGTGGAACAGGCGTGGCGATGGTCGCTGGTTGTCTCGGCGGCGACGACAGCTCTGACGAGATGGGCGACGATGACGAGGACGAAATGGATGACGGCGCGGGCGAGGAAATGGATCACGGGACGGATAACGAGGAGGAGATGGACGAGGAACCGGCCGAGATCCGCGTCGCACACCTCTCCCCCGACGCACCGAACGTCGACGTCTACGTCGACGACGAGCCGGTACTCGAGGACGTCCCCTTCCGGGCGGTTAGCGACTACCTCGAACTCGATCCCGGCACGTACGGCGTGATGATCACGGCCGCGGGCGACCCCGATACCGTCGTCTTCGACGAGGAACTCGAAGTGATGGAGGGTGCGGTCACCGTCGCCGCTATCGGGGAACTCGCCGAGGCGAACCAGCCGTTCGAAGTCACAGTACTCGAGGACGACCTGAGCGATCCGGGCGAGATGGCCCGCGTCCGACTCGTCCACGCGTCCCCCGACGCGCCCGCGGTCGACGTCACGGTCGGCGACGGCGAGACGGTCCTGTTCGAGGACGCCGCCTTCGGCGACGCCGCCGCGGTCGAGGTCGAACCAGGTAACTACGCGCTCGAAGTGCGGCCCGCGACCGAGAACAACGACGGCGACGTCGTCGCGACCTTCGACGTCAGTCTCGAGGCCGGCACCGTCTACTCGGCGTTCGCCGTCGGCTACCTCGACCCTGACGCGGCCCCAGCCGACGAGCCGTTCGACCTCGAGGTCGTGTCGGACGCCCACGGCGACGACTAG
- a CDS encoding amidohydrolase, translating to MTDTDLVSLRRDLHRKPEPAWREFYTTARIVEELQSRVDLDALHVGPDATVADQRMGVPDAAELAAWHDRAREAGADEELLAELEGGHTGAVAVLERGEGPTVGLRVDIDALPREESDDPDHAPVAEGFRSEHEGAMHACGHDAHATIGIGVLQRIAESDFAGTLKVFFQPAEEVIGGGKSMAKSEHIEDVDYLLALHIGLDHPTGEIVAGIDGFLAVRHLEATFSGASAHAGGHPEQGRNAVQAMAAAVQNLYSIPRHNDGATRVNAGVAEGGSAPNVIPEEARILAEVRGETTDLMEYMHETAERVLRSAAEMHDCDLEIEIGADAPSATSDDELVSIVADVAGDANGVDRVLERDALGGSEDATYLMREVQQHGGLACYVGVGTDHPGGHHTATFDVDEASIGHGIETIAGAIDRIGRDRP from the coding sequence ATGACCGACACTGATCTCGTTTCGTTGCGCCGCGACCTCCACCGCAAACCGGAACCCGCGTGGCGGGAGTTCTACACGACTGCCCGAATCGTCGAGGAACTCCAGTCCCGCGTCGATCTGGACGCCCTCCACGTCGGTCCGGACGCGACCGTCGCCGACCAGCGGATGGGGGTTCCCGACGCCGCCGAACTGGCCGCGTGGCACGACCGGGCCCGCGAGGCTGGTGCCGACGAGGAACTCCTCGCCGAACTCGAAGGGGGCCACACGGGTGCCGTCGCGGTCCTCGAGCGCGGCGAGGGTCCGACCGTCGGCCTGCGCGTCGACATCGACGCCCTCCCGCGAGAGGAGAGCGACGACCCCGACCACGCACCCGTCGCGGAGGGCTTTCGCTCCGAACACGAGGGCGCCATGCACGCCTGCGGCCACGACGCCCACGCGACGATCGGGATCGGCGTGCTCCAGCGTATCGCCGAGAGCGACTTCGCGGGGACGCTGAAGGTGTTCTTCCAGCCCGCCGAGGAGGTCATCGGCGGCGGCAAGTCGATGGCCAAGAGCGAGCACATCGAGGACGTCGACTACCTGCTGGCGCTCCACATCGGGCTCGATCACCCCACGGGCGAGATCGTGGCGGGGATCGACGGCTTCCTCGCGGTCAGGCACCTCGAGGCCACGTTCTCGGGCGCGTCGGCCCACGCGGGCGGTCACCCCGAGCAGGGACGCAACGCCGTACAAGCCATGGCCGCGGCCGTCCAGAATCTCTACAGCATTCCCCGGCACAACGACGGCGCGACCCGGGTCAACGCGGGCGTCGCCGAGGGCGGCAGCGCCCCGAACGTGATCCCCGAGGAAGCCCGAATCCTCGCCGAAGTCCGCGGCGAGACGACCGACCTGATGGAGTACATGCACGAGACGGCCGAACGGGTGCTCAGAAGCGCCGCCGAAATGCACGACTGTGACCTCGAGATCGAGATCGGTGCGGACGCGCCGAGCGCGACGAGCGACGACGAACTGGTGTCGATCGTCGCCGACGTCGCCGGGGACGCGAACGGTGTCGATCGCGTCCTCGAACGCGACGCCCTCGGTGGGAGCGAGGACGCGACCTACCTGATGCGGGAGGTCCAGCAACACGGCGGCCTGGCCTGCTACGTCGGCGTCGGTACCGACCACCCCGGCGGCCACCACACCGCGACGTTCGACGTCGACGAGGCGAGCATCGGCCACGGCATCGAGACGATCGCCGGGGCGATCGATCGGATCGGTCGCGATCGGCCGTAA
- a CDS encoding 2Fe-2S iron-sulfur cluster-binding protein has protein sequence MTEYTIEFVGTGESITCTDKETVLSRCLEEGIAQEYSCRVGMCLACSAEIVEGEVTQPAARGLTEEEAENYALTCMARPQSDLKLDRGKYPPSIESDLETDGSNDAAAADD, from the coding sequence ATGACTGAGTACACGATCGAATTCGTCGGCACTGGCGAATCGATCACGTGCACGGACAAGGAGACCGTTCTGAGCCGGTGTCTCGAGGAGGGAATCGCCCAGGAGTACTCCTGTCGGGTCGGCATGTGTCTGGCGTGTTCCGCAGAAATCGTCGAGGGTGAGGTCACCCAGCCCGCCGCCCGCGGCCTCACGGAGGAGGAGGCCGAGAACTACGCGCTCACCTGCATGGCACGGCCGCAGTCGGATCTGAAACTCGATCGGGGAAAGTACCCGCCGAGCATCGAGAGCGACCTCGAAACCGACGGATCGAACGATGCGGCCGCGGCGGACGACTGA